The Penicillium oxalicum strain HP7-1 chromosome V, whole genome shotgun sequence genomic interval AAGATGGAGTTAGGGATGGAGTCGAGAATTCCCATGTCATCGGAAGAGATGCTACCGGACTGGGGAGCTGCCAGTGCGGTggcggagaagagaagggcaGCGAGGAACTTGGACTGCATGATGGAGACTGGAAAAAGGGGGGTAATGGAGAGTAGAAAGGTGGTAGAACAGAGTCGAATGGAGAACGACGTGGatttttgaagaagaacgaaTGTATAgatttgaagaagagagagagcgagagagagagagagagagagagagagagagacagagagagcGTGAAACGACCAAATCGTCAAAACAAGTGAAAGGTGACGAGCTTAAATGAAAGggcgagagaagagaatcatCATGGTCATAATCATGACCGGTGGGGCGTGAGGGAAAGCGCCTCAAAATTGGTGGAGAGACAAGAGAGGCGGTGCTCGTGTTGATCCCaaaggggagaagagaggcGTTTGAGACGAGAGCTTACCGAATCGGGTAAACAAGTGATGTGTCGGACTGTCGGACTGTCGAACTGTCGGCTTGTCGGAGGCACTGCCCCTGACTATTTTCAGACTCGCAGCTTGGCCGAGAGTCTAGAACCCTAACGGCACGAGAGTTCTGCCTACTTCTACTTGGCTGACAATATCCTGCACTCGTCCGAGAGACACTCTATAGACGATACTTTATTTAGTGTGAAATAGAGTAGTAATAAGCAATTGGGTCAACATAGGTATCTCTGGAGGAAATTATTATCCAGACCAAGATTTTTTATTTTGCTGTTGTTGGTCTGGTTTTTTAATTCCCCCAAGCTTGCCGATCACTCCTGTTTAGTCTCGGAAGATAAAACCGCTGCGACATCCCGTTCTGACCAACCGATTCGAGGCAGTGGAACAGTAACactggggggaaaaaagaccaaacgaaaagaaagaagaaaacaaaaaactcTATTCTGCAAGGCCCAAAAACTTGAGGGACTGACACGGAGTCGCCAGTCGCGAGTCTCCAAGTGCGCTCCCCAGTCTGAACGAGGACCATCGGCGGCTGAAGTGGATCAACTGGACAGCTGAAGGGcctttcttccctcccttGACGCCTAAAACATACCGCCACCGGTAGTCTCATCatacgaaaagaaaaaggaaaggagagaagTGGTGAGATGAGCCATCCAATGAACAGCTTCTGTAGATCCAAGCCTCGTGGACTCTGGTCCTATGACCGCAGGCCGTGGCACGGGTTGCTAACTGGCGAAATTGCAAGTGTGGAAATTACGGCCAATGAACTTCGTGGGTGAAACGGACTTGACCGTGTGGTCTGGTGAAGGGGTTGAGATTCCGACGCAGGTACATGCTGTAAATAGTAAGACTCCAGTACCAGACAGCCTTTCCACACCGCTCAGAGTACTTGCAGGGTAAATGCCTCTCATGATCACTTGGGTGGTCAAATACTGACAAAGCTTCCTCGAATCCGGATGAGTGACTGTCGATAATATACCTGTCTGAGTAACACATCGCCATGAGGCTCCATTGCCGATCTCCGATCTCCGCTCATCGTACCGGCACGTCTCAAAGATTCAAGCCACTGCGCTCAACTGTTAGACTCTGACTCTTGACTCCTGCCGGAGATTGATCAACCAGCTTCAACCGTCTTTGTCGAGTCAGCACTAATGCCCGGAGAAAGTATGACGACGCATCAACTCTGGAATGCACAGTCCAttcggaaaaaaaatcaatcaAGTCTTCATGAATTGGAAACCATGTACCTGCGCCTGGAATACTAGCTACTAGCTACTTCTATGTTCATAGATGCATGACCTTGGCAAGAGCACCAGTGAGCCTATTCCCAGCCGAGACCAGCATCGCGCGTATATTCGATAGCTATCCATTCAGTACACGCCCACCACACCCGGACagggatcatcatccatATTGATCCATTTCAAACCCGCGCAGTTACTACCTGGTACCTGACTTTGATGACTTCATCGCACAGTCCGATTAGTAGAATACCGCAAACCCCAACCTGAACGCCATCTCAGTTCCCTTTCTCAATCTAAGAAACCCACCGTGCTCCATCCTCTGTTTCTCAGTAGATCCCATTCATTTAGGTAGAACACCCGAATCCCTCCACCGAGTAGGACTCGTGCAGAAACAATAACCTTCACCTTCCGAATTTCACAGAGGGAAAATCAGGAAAAGTGGCTATTTCTCTGCCCTTTCGACAATTCCATCTACTACCGAGGAGGGATCCAAAAAGCGACAACTCTGCTCCATTTCTAAGAATAGGGAATCTCATAACAATAATCACACCACTCAGCCCAACTCCGATCCCGTTCGAAACTGTACCAAACTCTCACCGGACGAGTACCTCACGACTTGCGACATTCAACCGTGATTCAATCTCCCACGCCTGGACACGAACCCACTCAACGCTCTCTGTACCAAAGCTCCCGCGGATGACCCAGGCATTCACCAATAGTGACGGCTAAACACGGAAAAAGCGCGAGAAGGACAAAAAATCATTAGCATCAATCTCATCGAACCAAAGAGAATCTCCACGTCGGAATCAAATTCTCTTACCATGTAATTTCCGCCTCTTCACCTCCTGAATCATGTCCCCCACCAACTTCTCTGCCGTATACTTTTGCGAATCGTGCGCAAGCAGAATACTCCCACCCTGCTTCAATCCCTCGCGGAACATCTCCAAACTCCGCCCCGTTCGATCGGAAGCATCGTTCGTCTTGTCGTCGGTGAAAATACTCGCGCCGATGACGTGATACTGCAGATCTGCCATGGCGGAGAGCACGAGGTCGTTCACGTGCAGCCAGGGGGTCCGCGTATACGTTGGGATGAAACCAAGGATGTCTGAGAAGGCCTGCTCCAAGTGATACATCTCTGAGAGGATGGTCTGATAGGGCACAGTGGTGAGGTTGAGATGGCTCCATCTGCGAGAATGGTCAGTATTGTCACAAGAGGCAAACAGGAAGAGTaaggagaaaagaataagaaaaaaggaaagaaataaAAGGCCTCAAGAATGATATGTTTGTGCCAAAGACAAAAGGAGGAACGGGAAGCCCGTACGAGTGAGATCCAATCTGGTGTCCTTCTGCCAAAGTCCGATTCATCACATGAGAATAGTCGTAGATATTTCCCTTCCAGTCACCATTGAGAAAGAACGTTGCGTGCACGTCGGCCTCGGCGAACAGATCGAGGACGTGCTCTGTGTAGATGTAGGGGCCATCGTCAAAGGCTAGGGCGATTGTTCCGGAGACGATGCAGCGATCAATGACCTTGCCGTAGGGAAGTTGGGTTTCCCTGCGGGTAGGCAGAGGTCGTGCAGTAAGAATGGATTGTGGTGACGGAGCTATGGAAAGGATGGGGACCGCAGAGGATAGCGTTGCCGCGGAGGTGATGGCGAGAAATGAGATGAGGAAGTGCTGCATGGTCGAGGATTGGTTGATGTACGAATATGTGGAATCGAATGCTGGGACGGAAGGAAATGAGCTAAGACTTGAGGATGGAGTCGGAGCGTGTTGTAGAGATGGACACGGTTGGCTACGGTGAGAGAGGTGGCCGTACATCACGACCAGAGTACTGTGTAATGGAAATGGCAAGGCAAGTACGGGCTTTTCAGCGTCTGGAAGGAACTGTCTGCAAGGAGAAACTTCTTTCCTGTGAGGTGACAGACCAAAAGTTCCGGAAAAGAGCATTGTTGAGACGTTATCATGTTCGATTAGCATTTCCACCCCGAGGGAGTGTTGTATCAAAAACGCATAGCCACCCTATctcttcaaaaaaaaaaggaatatAAAATACACCCACAGCAATACAAAGGTCTCCAAAGACCATGGCCAGAGCAAATCACTTCTCGCCGCCTGTTTTTGCCTTTCGTCAACCAGTGAAGTGCCCGGAAAAAGAAGCTAATGAAAATTCTCCACCAACCGTGCGTCCTCCCGCGTCTTTCTTGCAGTGGCGgtcatcctccttctcttgttCTCGAACCGTGCTCATCAGTTCTCGTCGGAGCTTGGGCGCGGGCCGAGTCTAGCCCTTGCGCGTGTGCTTCTTCATGGACTTGCGCTGCTCCTTCTGACTTTCTCGGTCAAGGTACTTGCGCTGCTCTTCGGCAGTCATTCCACGGAGCAGACGTTCGcgctcctccttcttgatcttctccgcGGCCAGCTTACgctcctcggccttctcttcctcttcggcACGACggagcttcttgatctcttcaTCGCGAACGCTTCGGATCTTGCGCATCACCTCCGGGCGCCAGTGAGCCACAGCGACAAGCTTGTCAGCGAACCGCAGGAACTGGTTGAACAGCGGAAGAGTCGATGAGTAATCAGAGGTGAGGTTGACGGAGAGCTGAACGCGCTTCTTGGGGATGGTCTCGTTGATCCTGTGCAACATACTTGATCAGCAACTGGAGTGTCAGAAATTGCGCGCGACACATGAGAAGTTCTTACTTGAGGGGCTTATCCACGGGCTGATCGGTCACAATCAAAAACTCAAAGTTGTTTCCAGCCTGCTCAATAGCCTGAATCAGGTCGGGAGTGAGCAGCGCCTCGGTGATCTCAGCGCTCTCGCTCATGACGGTGACCCATGAAGGAAGCTTGGAGTGGTCCTTGGAGAAAGTGATGGAAGCGTCGTAACGGTCAGTGCGGAACTTGCGCATGTGACTCTTGTGCACCACGGCCCAGATGAAGCCATCATAGGTCGAATTGGAAACCTTGACAGACGAAGTGT includes:
- a CDS encoding putative peptidoglycan-N-acetylglucosamine deacetylase is translated as MQHFLISFLAITSAATLSSAVPILSIAPSPQSILTARPLPTRRETQLPYGKVIDRCIVSGTIALAFDDGPYIYTEHVLDLFAEADVHATFFLNGDWKGNIYDYSHVMNRTLAEGHQIGSHSWSHLNLTTVPYQTILSEMYHLEQAFSDILGFIPTYTRTPWLHVNDLVLSAMADLQYHVIGASIFTDDKTNDASDRTGRSLEMFREGLKQGGSILLAHDSQKYTAEKLVGDMIQEVKRRKLHGKRI